One genomic segment of Aquipluma nitroreducens includes these proteins:
- a CDS encoding penicillin-binding protein 1A, translating into MKKKTPISSAKTKTSTRKKSSSNKSTGRRIFFFLLKTGIALLLLGFLLFLIVYVGFTGPVPSSEELQKIKNPVSTEVYAADGRILGRYYIENRSNVSFDQISPNVINALIATEDSRFYHHTGIDEIALLRVFLKSVLLQDHSSGGGSTLSQQVAKNLYPRKSFGPLTMPVNKLRESIIAYRLEKVYTKDEILTLYLNTVPFAENTYGIGVASERFFNKPPSKLKVPEAATLVGMLKANNSYNPRKNPERSLDRRNVVIDQMLKYNYISVGEAKLYKAEPLNLTYNLITYNEGPAPYLMEKIRPFLQDWCDNHMKEDETPYNLFTDGLKIRTTIDFDMQLAAENAVSDQMKNLQAVFDAAWGKKNPWGNDKSVVTRAMKRSNRYRSLKKAGVPDDQVKTIFNTPTSVSLFTWDGKKQAEMTPMDSIQYYLKIINTGFMAMDPNSGELKAYIGGNDFRYFQYDHTTSKRQVGSTFKPIVYLAALEAGISPDTYFPNERKVYEDYDNWSPENSHDEYTGFYSMEGALSKSINTIAVEVMMKAGISNVVDLAKRMGIDSDLPPYPSLALGTASVSLQEMVCAYSELVNGGRKVTPYYLKAIESNKGQVLEKFQNIQPDEQVASPENCRIITQMLKSVVNDGTGSSIRSVWGIDSEFAGKTGTTQDQADGWFIGMTPTLVAGAWVGGEDPSIHFRSLGEGAGGKTALPIVGQFYSQILHKSKYQNMRFSTFESPSEESMAMLNIPPYREVLEVGLRGIIHDLFGKKETNPNYDQKKQGKSVAEPNKEEAKPTTETEKKPFWQSMKEIFKKKSK; encoded by the coding sequence ATGAAAAAGAAAACACCAATATCTTCAGCTAAAACAAAAACATCAACACGTAAAAAGAGTAGCTCAAACAAAAGCACAGGTCGAAGAATTTTTTTCTTTCTTTTAAAAACAGGCATTGCGTTACTTTTGCTAGGATTTTTGCTGTTCCTGATCGTCTATGTGGGATTTACCGGCCCGGTTCCTTCGAGTGAAGAACTGCAAAAAATTAAAAACCCGGTTTCGACCGAAGTTTATGCCGCTGATGGCCGTATCCTTGGCCGCTATTACATCGAAAACCGCAGCAATGTGAGTTTCGATCAGATTTCGCCTAATGTAATTAATGCACTTATTGCAACTGAAGATTCGCGTTTTTATCACCATACTGGAATTGATGAAATAGCCCTTTTACGTGTTTTCCTTAAATCGGTACTGCTTCAGGATCACAGTTCTGGTGGTGGAAGTACGCTCAGCCAGCAAGTTGCAAAGAATCTTTATCCGCGTAAATCGTTTGGCCCGTTGACCATGCCGGTTAATAAGCTGCGTGAATCAATTATTGCCTACAGATTGGAGAAGGTTTACACCAAAGACGAAATTCTAACCCTGTACCTGAATACCGTTCCATTCGCCGAAAATACGTATGGCATTGGTGTTGCCTCTGAGCGGTTCTTCAATAAGCCCCCATCGAAACTGAAAGTTCCTGAGGCTGCAACGCTCGTTGGGATGCTAAAAGCCAACAACAGCTACAATCCGCGGAAAAACCCGGAACGTTCGCTTGACAGGCGAAATGTGGTGATTGATCAGATGCTGAAATACAACTACATTTCGGTGGGGGAAGCTAAATTATATAAAGCAGAGCCTTTGAATCTTACGTATAACCTGATTACTTACAACGAAGGACCGGCTCCCTACCTGATGGAGAAAATTCGCCCGTTTCTTCAGGATTGGTGCGACAATCACATGAAAGAAGATGAAACTCCATATAATTTATTTACCGATGGTTTAAAAATCAGGACTACAATTGATTTCGACATGCAACTGGCAGCCGAAAATGCTGTTTCTGACCAGATGAAAAACCTTCAGGCTGTATTTGATGCAGCCTGGGGAAAAAAGAACCCATGGGGAAATGACAAGTCGGTTGTAACCCGTGCCATGAAACGATCGAACCGTTATCGTTCGCTGAAAAAGGCTGGTGTTCCTGATGATCAGGTGAAGACCATTTTTAATACCCCAACTTCAGTTTCACTGTTTACCTGGGATGGAAAGAAGCAGGCCGAAATGACTCCAATGGATTCAATTCAGTACTATTTGAAGATTATTAATACCGGTTTCATGGCCATGGATCCCAATTCAGGAGAGCTAAAAGCCTACATTGGCGGAAATGATTTCCGTTACTTTCAATACGATCATACCACTTCGAAACGGCAGGTAGGCTCTACGTTCAAACCTATTGTGTATCTGGCAGCTCTTGAAGCGGGTATTTCTCCGGATACTTATTTTCCGAACGAAAGGAAAGTTTATGAAGACTACGATAATTGGTCTCCTGAAAACTCCCACGACGAATATACCGGGTTCTATTCGATGGAAGGAGCATTGTCAAAGTCAATAAATACCATTGCTGTTGAAGTGATGATGAAGGCAGGCATATCCAATGTGGTTGATCTGGCCAAACGAATGGGCATTGACTCCGATTTGCCTCCATATCCTTCGCTGGCGCTTGGTACAGCTTCTGTTTCGTTGCAGGAAATGGTTTGTGCCTATTCCGAGTTGGTTAACGGCGGAAGAAAAGTCACTCCTTATTATTTAAAAGCAATTGAATCGAACAAAGGTCAGGTGCTGGAAAAATTTCAGAATATTCAGCCTGACGAACAAGTTGCATCGCCTGAGAATTGCAGAATAATAACCCAGATGCTGAAATCGGTTGTGAACGACGGAACAGGAAGCTCCATTCGTTCTGTCTGGGGCATAGATTCTGAATTTGCCGGAAAAACAGGTACGACTCAGGATCAGGCTGATGGCTGGTTTATTGGTATGACGCCAACTTTGGTAGCCGGTGCATGGGTTGGAGGAGAAGATCCTTCTATTCATTTCAGATCGTTGGGCGAAGGTGCCGGAGGAAAAACTGCATTGCCAATAGTTGGGCAATTTTATAGCCAGATTCTGCATAAAAGTAAGTACCAAAACATGAGGTTCAGTACATTTGAATCACCTTCGGAAGAAAGCATGGCTATGCTAAATATTCCTCCTTACCGTGAAGTTTTGGAGGTTGGATTAAGGGGGATTATTCATGATCTCTTCGGGAAGAAAGAAACAAATCCGAATTACGATCAAAAGAAACAGGGAAAATCAGTTGCAGAACCCAATAAAGAAGAAGCTAAACCAACTACTGAAACTGAAAAGAAACCATTCTGGCAGAGTATGAAGGAAATTTTCAAAAAGAAAAGCAAATAG
- a CDS encoding TIGR01777 family oxidoreductase, with translation MKIAISGSNGYIAKNLIPLLEGANHVVTRIQRSELRDVDQLTNNLSDVDVVINLAGAPILTRWTKANKSKIIRSRIDSTQNIVRAINRLPIGNRPDLFISASAIGIYSPDKVHTEESISLSNDFVAEVVKNWENASADLNPDVRKVIFRIGLILGKEAKTIRSLVPVIKLGIGGKIGSGKQPFPFVHIADAIRAILWSIENENARGIYNLVAPENIDNKTFTRTLAKSLNRPAIFTVPELILKFALGEASALLLQSPQVEPERLLNEGFTFNFPDIESCINEIVQ, from the coding sequence ATGAAAATTGCGATCAGTGGATCAAACGGATATATTGCCAAAAATCTGATTCCCTTGCTGGAAGGAGCAAATCATGTAGTTACGCGTATTCAACGATCTGAATTAAGAGATGTTGATCAACTGACAAATAATCTTTCGGATGTTGATGTTGTAATTAATCTGGCAGGAGCGCCAATTCTGACACGATGGACAAAGGCCAATAAAAGTAAAATTATCAGGAGCAGAATTGATTCAACTCAAAATATTGTACGTGCAATCAATCGATTGCCGATAGGAAACCGGCCTGATTTATTTATTTCAGCTTCAGCAATTGGGATCTATTCACCGGATAAAGTCCACACTGAAGAAAGCATCTCTCTCTCAAACGATTTCGTCGCCGAAGTGGTTAAAAACTGGGAAAATGCATCGGCTGATTTAAATCCTGACGTTCGTAAAGTAATTTTCAGAATTGGACTCATTTTGGGAAAAGAAGCCAAAACCATTCGGAGTCTTGTTCCTGTAATTAAATTGGGAATTGGCGGAAAAATTGGAAGCGGGAAACAGCCTTTCCCATTCGTTCATATTGCTGATGCTATACGCGCAATACTTTGGAGTATCGAAAACGAAAATGCCCGAGGAATCTACAATCTCGTCGCTCCTGAAAACATCGACAACAAAACTTTCACCAGAACTTTGGCTAAATCTTTAAATCGGCCTGCAATTTTTACCGTTCCTGAACTTATCCTGAAATTCGCATTAGGCGAAGCTTCTGCCCTACTCCTTCAAAGTCCTCAGGTCGAACCCGAACGCCTGCTAAACGAAGGTTTCACGTTCAACTTTCCAGATATAGAATCATGTATTAACGAAATCGTACAGTAG
- a CDS encoding NADH-quinone oxidoreductase subunit NuoE family protein, whose product MTTQTTVEYQDCKGNQVHEDELYERLLIIVKSQRTVPGALIPVLQTAQNLFGYLPEKALRMVSKELKLPYSEVAGVVGFYSYFSTTPKGKHTIRVCLGTACYVRGGQEVLKAMTKELGISVGDTTSDRKFSLEVGRCFGACGLAPVVMVGDETFQRVSPSKVSDILNSFD is encoded by the coding sequence ATGACAACCCAGACAACTGTAGAATATCAAGATTGTAAAGGGAACCAGGTTCATGAAGACGAACTTTATGAGCGACTATTGATTATTGTAAAATCGCAAAGAACCGTGCCAGGGGCTTTGATCCCAGTCCTGCAAACTGCCCAAAATTTATTTGGGTACCTTCCTGAAAAAGCATTGCGCATGGTAAGCAAAGAATTGAAGCTACCCTATAGCGAAGTTGCCGGAGTCGTGGGTTTCTATTCTTACTTTTCAACTACGCCTAAAGGAAAACACACTATTCGTGTGTGTTTGGGAACGGCTTGTTATGTTCGTGGCGGACAAGAGGTGCTAAAAGCAATGACAAAAGAACTTGGGATCAGTGTTGGAGATACCACGTCAGACCGTAAATTTTCGCTGGAAGTTGGGCGTTGCTTCGGAGCCTGTGGATTGGCTCCCGTGGTTATGGTCGGTGATGAAACTTTCCAGCGTGTAAGCCCTTCAAAAGTAAGCGACATCCTCAATAGTTTTGATTAA
- a CDS encoding NADH-ubiquinone oxidoreductase-F iron-sulfur binding region domain-containing protein codes for MQKLNTPEDFDHYFQEISKQYSEEYNQYKEIIQVCIGGGCIACGSIHLKNELEKKLLEKNLGNKYLVRGTGCLGPCSKGPAILMKKSDIFYENVQIADIDTLIESLLVNSDPVERLLHHSDEDGKAIPQVRDIKFFNHQKKIVLRRCGTIDPEKITDYIAEGGYIALKKALNELTPDDIIEQMKISGLRGRGGAGFPTFMKWGFAKREVADQKYMLCNADEGDPGAFMDRSILEGDPHSVIEGMVIGAYTIGASKGFVYVRAEYPLAVERLNKAIEDARQLGLLGQNILGTGFDFDLEIRMGSGAFVCGEETALMASIEGKRGEPRPRPPFPTTAGLWGKPSVLNNVETFANVNTIIEKGGEWFAQFGTGKSKGSKIFALTGAIKNSGLYEVPVGTSLGDLIYDIGGGTSSGKPFKAAQIGGPSGGCIPKQHLSVSLDYESLNELGAIMGSGGLVVMDEDSCMVDVAKFFLDFVLEESCGKCTPCRVGTKRMYEILERITTGYGKEGDIERLEHLGEWIKKTSLCGLGQSAPNPVLSTIRYFRNEYEHHIREHKCEAGKCAKLVRAPCQSACPAGVDVPGFVSLTAEKRYAEALRLHRERNPFAAVCARVCFHTCEDKCRRSAIDASVSIRGIKRFMVDQEITIQLPEMRENTINATRKIAIVGAGPAGLSCAYFLARLGYKPIVFEAEQRPGGMLVQTIPAYRLPREILAREIRMIENMGVDIRTGMKLGRDFTLNSLKEDGYEVVFIGVGSPQGVRPSIPGIETEGVVDALQFLQTYNLRGSVPVGKKIIVVGGGNAAIDAARSAVRLGAEKVDIVYRRTQEEMPAWAEEIDAAIEEKIELHTLTNPTEFITQDGKIQGVRCVRMKLGAFDSSGRRSPVETDEEITFEADQAIVAVGQTLNTKEILGDTSMKLAGKSQLARNPRTGQTSVDWIFTGGDAATGPSSVIEAVAGGEMAAVGIDEFLTGDKHDFWRKEKHNDTFFDPEAIPAKYPRTHMVMLAPERRMYNFNEVEQVWPEGEAIRQARRCLRCDYGSC; via the coding sequence ATGCAAAAATTAAATACACCTGAAGATTTCGATCATTATTTTCAGGAAATATCTAAGCAGTATTCAGAAGAATACAATCAGTATAAAGAAATTATTCAGGTATGCATTGGTGGTGGCTGCATTGCCTGTGGCTCAATCCATCTGAAAAACGAACTCGAAAAAAAGCTTCTGGAAAAGAACCTTGGGAACAAGTATTTGGTAAGAGGTACCGGATGTTTAGGCCCCTGTTCAAAAGGACCTGCAATTTTGATGAAGAAATCGGATATTTTTTACGAAAATGTACAAATTGCTGATATCGATACCTTGATTGAAAGCCTCCTGGTGAATAGCGACCCCGTTGAACGCTTATTACACCATAGCGACGAAGACGGAAAAGCCATTCCTCAAGTTCGTGATATTAAGTTTTTTAATCATCAAAAGAAAATTGTTCTTCGTCGCTGCGGAACAATTGATCCCGAGAAAATCACCGATTACATTGCAGAAGGCGGTTATATCGCACTAAAAAAGGCACTTAACGAGTTAACTCCTGATGATATTATCGAACAAATGAAAATTTCAGGCTTAAGGGGTCGTGGAGGTGCAGGATTTCCAACATTCATGAAATGGGGATTTGCAAAAAGGGAAGTAGCCGATCAAAAATACATGCTTTGCAATGCCGACGAAGGCGACCCGGGCGCATTTATGGACCGTAGTATTCTGGAAGGCGATCCACACAGCGTGATTGAAGGAATGGTGATCGGTGCTTACACGATTGGAGCTTCAAAAGGATTTGTCTATGTTCGGGCCGAATATCCTTTGGCAGTTGAACGGCTGAATAAAGCCATCGAAGATGCCCGCCAATTGGGTTTATTGGGTCAAAACATTTTGGGTACGGGCTTCGATTTCGACCTCGAAATTCGGATGGGCTCCGGAGCATTTGTTTGTGGCGAAGAAACCGCCCTGATGGCCTCAATCGAAGGTAAGCGCGGCGAACCACGACCACGGCCACCCTTCCCTACTACTGCCGGATTGTGGGGAAAACCATCGGTATTAAACAATGTGGAAACATTTGCTAATGTGAATACCATCATCGAAAAGGGCGGCGAATGGTTTGCACAATTTGGTACAGGAAAAAGCAAAGGTTCTAAGATATTTGCCTTGACTGGAGCTATTAAAAATTCAGGATTATATGAGGTTCCCGTTGGCACTTCGCTTGGTGATTTAATTTACGATATTGGCGGGGGAACCAGTAGCGGAAAGCCGTTTAAAGCAGCCCAGATTGGTGGGCCATCCGGAGGTTGTATTCCCAAACAACATCTAAGCGTATCGCTCGACTACGAATCGCTCAACGAACTTGGTGCCATTATGGGTTCCGGCGGATTGGTAGTTATGGATGAGGACTCCTGCATGGTTGATGTAGCCAAATTTTTCCTCGATTTTGTTTTGGAAGAATCATGTGGCAAATGCACTCCATGTCGGGTTGGAACCAAACGTATGTATGAAATATTAGAACGAATCACCACAGGCTATGGAAAAGAAGGAGATATTGAACGATTGGAACACTTGGGCGAATGGATCAAAAAGACATCCTTATGTGGATTGGGGCAATCAGCTCCGAATCCTGTACTTTCTACAATTCGTTATTTCAGGAACGAATATGAACATCACATCAGGGAACATAAATGCGAGGCCGGTAAATGTGCAAAACTGGTCAGGGCGCCTTGCCAAAGCGCCTGTCCTGCCGGAGTAGATGTTCCGGGATTTGTTTCACTTACGGCAGAAAAACGTTATGCGGAAGCTCTTCGCCTTCACCGAGAACGAAACCCATTTGCAGCCGTTTGTGCAAGGGTTTGCTTCCATACTTGTGAAGATAAATGCCGAAGAAGCGCCATTGATGCATCGGTTTCTATCCGGGGGATAAAGCGGTTCATGGTCGATCAGGAAATTACCATTCAATTACCTGAAATGCGTGAAAATACAATCAACGCAACCCGGAAAATTGCAATTGTAGGTGCTGGCCCTGCTGGACTTTCGTGTGCCTATTTTCTGGCTCGTTTAGGGTATAAACCCATTGTTTTCGAGGCAGAACAACGTCCCGGAGGAATGTTGGTACAAACCATCCCAGCATACCGTTTACCCCGCGAGATACTGGCCCGCGAAATCCGTATGATCGAGAACATGGGTGTTGATATTCGCACCGGCATGAAGCTTGGACGTGATTTCACCCTTAATTCGCTCAAAGAAGATGGTTATGAAGTTGTTTTTATCGGAGTTGGTTCTCCTCAGGGTGTCAGACCTTCAATCCCCGGAATTGAAACAGAAGGAGTTGTCGATGCACTTCAATTCCTTCAAACTTATAATTTAAGGGGTTCTGTCCCGGTTGGAAAGAAAATTATTGTTGTAGGCGGAGGAAATGCGGCTATCGATGCTGCAAGGTCAGCGGTTCGGTTAGGCGCCGAAAAGGTTGATATTGTTTATCGACGCACACAGGAAGAAATGCCTGCCTGGGCCGAAGAGATTGATGCTGCCATTGAAGAAAAAATCGAATTACACACCTTGACTAATCCGACAGAGTTTATTACTCAAGATGGAAAGATTCAGGGTGTGCGTTGTGTCAGGATGAAGCTTGGCGCATTTGACTCGAGCGGACGCCGCAGTCCGGTTGAGACTGATGAAGAGATTACTTTTGAAGCAGATCAAGCCATTGTCGCTGTAGGACAAACACTTAATACCAAAGAGATATTAGGAGACACTTCGATGAAACTGGCTGGAAAATCGCAGTTGGCACGCAATCCTCGGACAGGACAGACCTCTGTTGACTGGATTTTCACTGGTGGTGATGCAGCTACCGGTCCGTCTTCGGTTATTGAAGCCGTTGCCGGTGGAGAAATGGCTGCCGTTGGAATTGATGAATTCCTGACCGGAGACAAACACGATTTCTGGAGAAAAGAAAAACACAACGACACTTTCTTCGACCCTGAAGCCATTCCGGCAAAATATCCACGTACTCACATGGTTATGTTGGCTCCCGAACGTCGTATGTACAATTTCAATGAAGTGGAACAGGTTTGGCCTGAAGGAGAAGCCATACGACAAGCCCGAAGATGCCTAAGATGTGATTATGGAAGCTGTTAG
- a CDS encoding four helix bundle protein — protein MILEELKVYQLAMEVGEESWTIVSKWNHFERDTIGKQLVRAADSIAANISEGFGRFHFKENRYFNFVARGSLFETKTWLDKAVKRNLITAEEFSKLKIEMNELGKLLNGYIKKIGKENSVGEPEAVYFSKNSIANDPYEFFYNNIDSINWLPFPNDY, from the coding sequence ATGATACTGGAAGAATTGAAAGTATATCAATTGGCAATGGAAGTTGGTGAAGAAAGTTGGACGATTGTTTCAAAATGGAATCATTTCGAACGCGATACCATTGGGAAACAATTGGTCAGGGCTGCCGATTCAATTGCTGCAAACATTTCCGAAGGTTTCGGAAGATTTCATTTTAAGGAAAATCGATACTTCAATTTTGTCGCTCGTGGCTCTCTATTTGAAACTAAAACATGGCTTGACAAAGCAGTAAAGCGAAACTTGATAACCGCTGAAGAATTTTCTAAACTAAAAATTGAGATGAATGAGCTTGGCAAATTGCTAAATGGATACATCAAGAAAATCGGAAAAGAGAATTCTGTAGGTGAACCGGAAGCTGTTTATTTCTCAAAGAACTCAATTGCCAATGACCCATATGAGTTTTTCTACAACAATATCGATTCGATAAACTGGCTACCTTTTCCCAATGACTATTGA
- a CDS encoding NADH-dependent [FeFe] hydrogenase, group A6 has product MTTVYINKQPIEVEAGSTIFEAAAVAGIKIPTLCHVENQHPKGACRVCMVDVEGAKSMVASCTTPVSEGMKIITNSKNVREARKFVVELLLSEHCGECKTCTRNNDCELQTLALELGVMDITYEGEKLKSYIDDSTPSLVRDSGKCIKCRRCITVCNEIQGVGSLFAQGRGFESRVGPAFDQQLDGVTCVQCGQCAAICPVGAITEKEHIDFVWDAIEDPSKFVVVQTAPAIRAALGECFDYEPGTLITGKMVSALRLLGFDRVFDTNFTADLTIMEEGTELLMRLKKALVDKQQVALPQFTSCSPGWIKYAEYFYPEFLDNISTCKSPQQMFGTVAKTYYAKKTGVDPKDVIVVSVMPCTAKKFEAQRPEMNDSGFQDVDYVLTTRELARMIKQSGIDFRALKDDVMDSPMGSGSGAADIFANTGGVMEAAIRTAYEIVTGRELPLENLHLQPVIGLEGVKKASLLIQGCKPEWSFLEGVELKVGVAHGLGNARKIIEAMRGGEEFHFIEVMTCPGGCIGGGGQPRFTTNEIRLKRIQAIYQEDEGKLLRKSHANPEVQQIYEEFLEKPYSHLAHQLLHTKYKPRLN; this is encoded by the coding sequence ATGACAACAGTATATATAAACAAACAACCCATAGAAGTTGAAGCTGGCAGTACCATTTTTGAAGCAGCGGCGGTGGCTGGAATAAAGATTCCAACTCTTTGTCATGTAGAAAATCAACATCCTAAAGGCGCCTGCCGCGTTTGCATGGTTGATGTTGAGGGTGCAAAATCGATGGTTGCCTCTTGTACAACGCCGGTTAGTGAGGGGATGAAAATTATAACCAATTCGAAAAACGTCAGGGAGGCCCGTAAGTTTGTTGTTGAATTACTCTTATCGGAACATTGTGGCGAATGCAAAACCTGTACTCGAAATAACGATTGCGAACTTCAAACGCTTGCACTCGAATTGGGCGTCATGGACATTACTTATGAAGGGGAAAAACTAAAGAGTTATATTGACGATTCTACTCCTTCTCTGGTTCGTGATTCAGGAAAATGCATCAAATGCCGACGTTGTATAACTGTTTGTAACGAAATACAAGGCGTGGGCTCGTTGTTTGCCCAGGGACGAGGGTTTGAGTCCAGGGTTGGACCAGCTTTCGATCAGCAGCTTGATGGAGTAACCTGTGTGCAATGCGGTCAATGCGCAGCAATTTGCCCTGTTGGCGCCATTACTGAAAAAGAACATATCGACTTTGTTTGGGATGCCATTGAAGACCCCTCAAAATTTGTAGTGGTTCAAACAGCTCCTGCTATTCGCGCAGCACTGGGAGAATGTTTTGATTATGAACCAGGAACACTGATTACCGGCAAAATGGTCTCTGCCTTGCGTTTACTTGGATTCGATCGTGTGTTTGACACCAACTTCACCGCCGATTTAACGATTATGGAGGAAGGGACTGAACTACTTATGAGATTAAAAAAGGCATTGGTTGATAAGCAGCAGGTAGCATTACCCCAATTTACGTCCTGTTCACCAGGTTGGATTAAATATGCAGAATACTTCTATCCCGAATTTCTCGACAATATTTCAACCTGCAAATCGCCACAGCAGATGTTTGGAACAGTAGCCAAAACCTATTATGCAAAAAAAACCGGGGTCGATCCAAAGGATGTTATCGTGGTCTCGGTGATGCCTTGTACAGCTAAAAAGTTCGAAGCACAACGGCCAGAGATGAACGACAGTGGATTTCAGGATGTTGATTACGTTCTTACGACCAGAGAACTGGCTCGGATGATCAAACAGTCAGGTATTGATTTTAGAGCCTTGAAAGACGATGTGATGGATTCGCCCATGGGTTCAGGATCGGGTGCCGCCGACATTTTCGCAAACACAGGCGGAGTAATGGAAGCCGCTATTCGCACAGCCTACGAAATTGTGACGGGACGTGAACTTCCATTAGAAAATCTACATCTACAACCAGTTATTGGACTGGAAGGTGTAAAAAAAGCTTCATTATTGATTCAAGGCTGTAAACCTGAATGGAGTTTTCTGGAAGGCGTTGAATTAAAAGTTGGCGTAGCTCACGGCCTGGGCAACGCCAGGAAAATTATTGAAGCCATGCGCGGCGGAGAGGAATTTCATTTTATTGAAGTGATGACCTGTCCAGGCGGTTGTATTGGCGGAGGCGGACAACCACGTTTTACGACCAATGAAATCCGACTAAAACGAATTCAAGCCATTTATCAGGAAGACGAAGGAAAGCTTTTGCGTAAGTCACATGCCAATCCTGAAGTTCAACAGATTTATGAAGAGTTTTTGGAAAAACCATACAGCCATCTGGCCCATCAATTACTACACACGAAATATAAACCAAGGCTAAACTAA
- a CDS encoding IS256 family transposase, variant Zn-binding type, with the protein MNLVSSNFLCLWKNQKKRCWACGYTDVIRWGKQGGKQRFKCKRCGIFLTENRPEQRIQNRFVWFRKWILERQTYQILSRDSSLSQATLQRTFYHFLEQAPLVKIIKRERVHLRIDATYFAQFCLVCYQDDFDGYTQLHRFTDGERYEEIKEDLANLLKLGIQIESITTDGHKSILKAIKRSVPEAIVQRCLVHIQRMCLLWLTQYPKHQAGQELRKLVLFILRIKSENDRIYWTREFLKWHETHKDYLNEKTYNTETGRYWYTHKLLRRSYITIKRALPNMFHYLSNPDIPKTTNGIEGYFSHLKNHLDIHRGLTVKHRINFIKWYIYFANAK; encoded by the coding sequence ATGAACTTGGTTTCATCAAACTTTTTATGTTTATGGAAAAATCAAAAAAAACGCTGTTGGGCCTGTGGATATACAGATGTTATTCGATGGGGAAAACAAGGGGGTAAGCAACGATTCAAATGTAAACGATGCGGAATTTTTCTAACTGAAAATCGTCCAGAACAGAGAATTCAAAACAGGTTTGTATGGTTCAGAAAGTGGATATTGGAACGTCAGACTTATCAAATTTTAAGCAGGGACAGCAGCCTATCGCAAGCTACACTTCAACGGACATTTTACCATTTTTTAGAACAAGCGCCATTGGTCAAAATAATCAAGCGAGAGCGTGTTCATTTACGGATAGATGCCACGTATTTTGCGCAGTTTTGTTTGGTTTGTTATCAAGACGATTTTGATGGCTACACCCAGCTGCATCGCTTTACTGACGGTGAACGCTATGAGGAAATCAAAGAGGATCTGGCTAACTTGCTCAAACTTGGGATTCAGATCGAAAGCATTACCACCGACGGTCATAAAAGTATCTTAAAAGCGATAAAAAGGTCAGTTCCAGAAGCTATCGTCCAACGCTGTCTGGTTCATATCCAGCGCATGTGCCTGCTGTGGCTAACACAGTATCCCAAACATCAGGCCGGACAGGAACTACGCAAACTGGTGCTATTTATCCTTCGAATTAAATCAGAAAATGACCGGATTTACTGGACAAGAGAGTTTCTAAAATGGCATGAAACACACAAAGATTACTTGAATGAAAAAACATACAACACAGAAACCGGAAGATATTGGTACACACATAAACTGCTTCGCCGCTCTTATATAACCATCAAACGGGCTTTGCCAAACATGTTTCATTACCTATCAAACCCAGATATACCCAAGACTACAAACGGGATAGAAGGATACTTCAGTCATCTTAAAAACCACCTGGATATCCATCGTGGGTTGACGGTAAAACACCGAATAAACTTCATCAAGTGGTACATTTATTTTGCTAACGCAAAATGA